The Proteiniborus ethanoligenes region GGGAAACGCTTTCATGATTCAGGTAATTTTTGTTTAAACCAGTTTAATTCAAGCTATCTAAATAAAAATGTATAAAGCAGAACTTTCTTATTGTCATAAAAAATTATTACTAAGGATAAAAAACAATTCATATTATTAAACAATAGAGAATAAACATATTTTAGATTAAAAAAACATAAGAGTAGGAAGGGGAGTGGGGTTCAATGTCTGACAAGGTGATTGATACGAATTCAATAACCGTAGTAGGCAAGATAATCAGCGACAAAGAGTTTAGTCACGAGATGTATGGTGAAGGCTTTTACACCTTTGACTTAGAAGTACCTAGATTAAGTGACTATTCTGACGTGTTACCAATTACTATATCTGAAAGGCTATTAGTTAATATGGATTTAACGCCAGGGAAAAGCCTAGTGGTAGAAGGACAACTAAGGTCATACAACAGATATATTGATGGTACTAACAAATTAGTACTAACAATTTTTGCAAGAGATGCATATGTTCCTGAGACAGAAGAAGAAATTAATGAGTTATTAAAAAGACCAAATGAAATTTATCTTGATGGTTACATATGCAAGGTTCCCATTTATAGAACAACTCCATTTGGGAGGGAAATAACAGACCTTCTAGTAGCCGTAAATAGACCTTATAATAAATCTGACTACATACCCTGCATTGCTTGGGGGAGAAATGCAAGGTTTTGTGAAAAGCTTCAGGTTGGCGACCATATAAGATTATGGGGCAGAATTCAAAGTAGGGATTATCAAAAGAAAACCATTGAAGGAGAAGTCATAAATAAGGTAGCCTTTGAGGTTTCAATATCAAAACTAGAATTTGTAAGAGAAGATAAT contains the following coding sequences:
- a CDS encoding single-stranded DNA-binding protein, with the protein product MSDKVIDTNSITVVGKIISDKEFSHEMYGEGFYTFDLEVPRLSDYSDVLPITISERLLVNMDLTPGKSLVVEGQLRSYNRYIDGTNKLVLTIFARDAYVPETEEEINELLKRPNEIYLDGYICKVPIYRTTPFGREITDLLVAVNRPYNKSDYIPCIAWGRNARFCEKLQVGDHIRLWGRIQSRDYQKKTIEGEVINKVAFEVSISKLEFVREDNNREGKKQDL